Proteins found in one Neomonachus schauinslandi chromosome 1, ASM220157v2, whole genome shotgun sequence genomic segment:
- the HTR1F gene encoding 5-hydroxytryptamine receptor 1F translates to MDFLNSSDQNLTSEELLNRMPSKILVSLTLSGLALLTTTINSLVIAAIIVTRKLHHPANYLICSLAVTDFLVAVLVMPFSIVYIVRESWIMGQVVCDIWLSTDITCCTCSILHLSAIALDRYRAITDAVEYSRKRTPKHAGIMITIVWIISIFISMPPLFWRHQGTSRDDECIIKHDHIVSTIYSTFGAFYIPLTLILILYYKIYKAAKTLYHKRQASRIAKEEVNGQVLLGSGEKSTRLVSTPYMLEKSLSDPSTDFEKIHSTVKSPRSEFKHEKSWRRQKISGTRERKAATTLGLILGAFVICWLPFFVKELVVNVCEKCKISEEMSNFLTWLGYLNSLINPLIYTIFNEDFKKAFQKLVRCRC, encoded by the coding sequence atggatttcttaAACTCATCTGATCAAAACTTGACCTCAGAAGAACTGTTAAACAGAATGCCATCCAAAATTCTGGTGTCCCTCACTCTCTCTGGGCTGGCCCTGCTGACGACGACCATCAACTCCCTTGTGATTGCTGCAATTATTGTGACCCGGAAGCTGCACCACCCAGCCAACTATTTAATTTGCTCCCTTGCAGTCACAGATTTTCTTGTAGCTGTCCTGGTGATGCCTTTCAGCATTGTGTATATTGTGAGAGAGAGCTGGATTATGGGGCAAGTGGTCTGTGACATCTGGCTGAGCACTGACATCACATGCTGCACGTGTTCCATCTTACATCTCTCTGCTATAGCTTTGGATCGGTATCGGGCAATCACAGATGCTGTGGAGTACTCCAGGAAAAGGACTCCCAAGCATGCTGGCATTATGATTACAATTGTTTGgattatatctatttttatctcTATGCCTCCTTTATTCTGGAGGCACCAAGGAACTAGCCGAGATGATGAGTGCATCATCAAACATGACCACATTGTTTCCACTATTTACTCAACGTTTGGAGCTTTCTACATCCCATTGACATTGATTTTGATCCTCtactacaaaatatataaagcagcaAAAACATTATACCACAAGAGACAAGCAAGTAGGATTGCTAAGGAGGAGGTGAATGGCCAAGTCCTTTTGGGGAGTGGTGAGAAAAGCACTAGACTAGTCTCCACACCCTACATGCTAGAAAAATCTTTATCTGATCCATCAACAGACTTTGAGAAAATTCATAGCACAGTGAAAAGCCCCAGGTCTGAATTCAAGCATGAGAAATCTTGGAGAAGGCAAAAGATCTCAGGCACAAGAGAACGCAAAGCAGCCACTACCCTGGGATTAATCTTGGGTGCATTTGTAATATGTTGGCTGCCTTTCTTTGTTAAAGAATTGGTTGTTAATGTCTGTGAAAAGTGTAAAATTTCTGAAGAAATGTCAAATTTTTTGACATGGCTTGGCTATCTCAATTCCCTTATAAATCCACTGATTTATACAATCTTTAATGAAGACTTCAAGAAAGCATTCCAAAAGCTTGTACGATGCCGATGTTAA